One window of Arthrobacter oryzae genomic DNA carries:
- a CDS encoding S8 family serine peptidase, with protein MVALLCGSALPLPAVADDAPVPPAAPSAGRPASPSATDQFIVKFKEPAAAGPALRTESYGKLARSLGVAVSDVRATATGARVLRSERPLDAVESDKALAALRADPAVEYAEPDVRMYAAATPNDPYYPQQWALHTGSGAMNIGDAWDATKGAGAVVAVIDTGITTHSDLTANVLPGYDMMSDPTYTRDANGRDPSPRDPGDWTSAGMCGEGWPATPSSWHGTQVAGIIAAVSNNGTGTTGVAPQAKILPVRALGPCGGYSSDITDGVVWAAGGSITGLPANPTPARVINLSLGATAPCSPTFQAAVNFAVARGAAVVAAAGNEDMPASSSSPSNCQNVISVAAVARSGLLAPYSNYGPAVDIAAPGGDLAASSYDGIVVPFNTGTQTPGTEAYAVSEGTSMAAPHASGLAALLMARLGDLATPANVETRLKTTATKYAWACVTKTCGSGVLNAAAALDFETDAEITGSTPTIGGQAAVGNYLSAAAGTWTPSDVTHTYQWNRNGTAIPGAQAAGYQVQAADVGGTLTVTVTGSRFFGNTVTLTSAPTAPVVPVPVTAPYDPVISGQAITGGVLTANPGVWQPAPVALAYQWYLAGTPIPGATAATYTVTAEDKGKALSVRVTGTRDAYLPAERISAQTAAVATGAVPAAVQFTDNLGTPNDTYTVPFATGVEYLVAGKVVAAGTYPGAGFVRVDARALAGFTLVAGNAATWSHTFSTAVFRDITDGTAFAPEINWLATAGITQGWAEPDGTRTFRSAEPVNRDQMAAFLYRLAGNPDFVPPAVSPFADIPTSHGFYREISWLAWKGISTGWKEADGSRTFRPGTTVNRDQMAAFIYRHAGSPDYVPEAQSKFADISTDHGFYKEISWLAWKGISNGWAEANGTRTFRPGASILRDQMAAFMYRYAMQR; from the coding sequence GTGGTAGCACTGCTGTGCGGCTCGGCCCTGCCGCTCCCGGCTGTGGCCGACGATGCACCGGTGCCTCCCGCCGCTCCCTCCGCGGGCAGGCCGGCCAGCCCCTCGGCCACGGACCAGTTCATTGTGAAGTTCAAGGAGCCGGCAGCTGCCGGCCCCGCCCTGCGCACGGAGTCCTACGGCAAGCTGGCCCGCAGCCTGGGCGTTGCCGTGAGCGACGTCCGCGCCACGGCCACCGGCGCCCGCGTCCTGCGCTCTGAGCGCCCGCTCGATGCCGTCGAGTCAGACAAGGCACTGGCGGCACTTAGGGCGGATCCCGCCGTCGAATACGCTGAACCGGACGTGCGGATGTACGCAGCAGCCACCCCCAACGACCCCTACTACCCGCAGCAGTGGGCCCTCCACACCGGCTCCGGCGCGATGAACATCGGCGATGCGTGGGACGCCACCAAGGGAGCCGGCGCGGTGGTGGCCGTGATCGACACCGGGATCACCACCCACTCGGACCTGACCGCCAACGTGCTCCCCGGCTACGACATGATGTCCGATCCCACCTACACCCGGGACGCCAACGGCCGCGACCCCAGCCCGCGCGACCCGGGCGACTGGACCTCGGCCGGCATGTGCGGGGAGGGCTGGCCGGCAACCCCTTCCTCCTGGCACGGCACCCAGGTGGCCGGCATCATCGCCGCCGTTTCCAACAACGGCACCGGCACCACCGGCGTGGCACCCCAGGCGAAGATCCTGCCGGTCCGCGCCCTGGGCCCATGCGGCGGCTACTCCTCAGACATCACCGACGGCGTCGTCTGGGCCGCCGGCGGAAGCATCACGGGACTGCCCGCAAATCCCACCCCAGCCCGCGTGATCAACCTGAGCCTGGGTGCCACCGCTCCCTGCTCGCCGACCTTCCAGGCCGCCGTCAACTTCGCCGTTGCCCGCGGAGCCGCCGTGGTGGCCGCCGCCGGCAACGAGGACATGCCGGCCTCCTCCTCCAGCCCCTCCAACTGCCAGAACGTGATCTCCGTGGCCGCCGTTGCCCGCAGCGGCCTCCTGGCGCCGTACTCCAACTACGGGCCCGCCGTGGACATCGCCGCACCTGGCGGAGACCTGGCGGCATCCTCCTATGACGGAATAGTGGTGCCCTTCAACACGGGCACCCAGACGCCCGGCACCGAAGCCTACGCCGTCTCCGAAGGCACCTCCATGGCCGCCCCGCACGCGTCCGGGCTCGCCGCCCTCCTGATGGCCCGGCTGGGCGACCTGGCCACCCCCGCCAACGTGGAAACCAGGCTCAAGACCACCGCCACAAAGTACGCCTGGGCCTGCGTCACCAAAACGTGCGGCAGCGGCGTCCTCAACGCAGCCGCGGCACTCGACTTCGAAACTGACGCCGAAATAACGGGAAGCACGCCCACCATCGGCGGCCAGGCCGCCGTCGGGAATTACCTCTCCGCCGCGGCCGGCACCTGGACGCCCAGCGATGTCACCCACACCTATCAGTGGAACCGCAACGGCACCGCCATCCCGGGAGCGCAGGCAGCGGGCTACCAGGTCCAGGCGGCCGACGTCGGGGGCACGCTGACCGTCACGGTGACCGGCAGCCGGTTCTTCGGCAACACCGTGACCCTCACCTCCGCACCCACCGCGCCGGTGGTGCCCGTCCCGGTGACGGCGCCGTACGACCCCGTCATCTCCGGGCAGGCCATCACCGGCGGCGTCCTGACCGCGAACCCGGGCGTGTGGCAGCCGGCGCCGGTGGCACTGGCCTACCAGTGGTACCTGGCCGGCACGCCCATCCCCGGCGCCACGGCTGCCACCTACACGGTCACCGCGGAGGACAAGGGCAAGGCCCTCTCCGTCCGCGTGACGGGCACCAGGGACGCCTACCTTCCGGCCGAGCGCATCAGCGCCCAGACCGCGGCCGTAGCCACCGGGGCCGTCCCGGCCGCCGTCCAGTTCACCGACAACCTGGGCACCCCGAACGACACCTACACGGTGCCCTTCGCCACGGGCGTGGAATACCTGGTGGCCGGAAAGGTGGTGGCGGCGGGAACCTACCCGGGCGCCGGGTTCGTCCGCGTGGATGCGCGGGCCCTGGCCGGCTTTACCCTGGTGGCAGGAAACGCGGCCACCTGGAGCCACACCTTCAGCACCGCCGTCTTCCGCGACATCACGGACGGCACCGCGTTCGCCCCGGAGATCAACTGGCTGGCCACGGCCGGGATCACCCAGGGCTGGGCCGAGCCGGACGGCACCCGGACCTTCCGTTCGGCCGAGCCGGTGAACCGCGACCAGATGGCCGCGTTCCTGTACCGGCTGGCCGGCAACCCGGACTTTGTTCCGCCTGCGGTGAGCCCCTTCGCGGACATTCCCACCAGCCACGGCTTCTACCGGGAGATCTCCTGGCTGGCCTGGAAGGGCATCAGCACGGGCTGGAAGGAAGCAGACGGGTCACGGACGTTCCGGCCGGGGACCACGGTGAACCGCGACCAGATGGCGGCCTTCATCTACCGCCACGCCGGGTCGCCCGACTACGTGCCGGAAGCGCAGTCCAAGTTTGCGGACATTTCCACCGACCACGGCTTCTACAAGGAAATTTCGTGGCTGGCCTGGAAGGGGATCAGCAATGGCTGGGCGGAAGCGAACGGCACGCGCACGTTCCGGCCGGGCGCGTCCATCCTCCGGGACCAGATGGCCGCGTTCATGTACCGCTACGCGATGCAGCGTTAG
- a CDS encoding S8 family serine peptidase has protein sequence MFEALRSFAALRTHASSRLVLAGVIAIAGMSPFAAPAAADDGRPLPVAPQAAPRTAPDLPTDQLIVGFKEKAGPAQRNASYGRLAKDLGMSVQDVRGTAGGARVVRADRNLTPAEADRALETLRADPDVDFAEPDTRMFPMADPDDPFYPLQWDMWEEPGGIRLPAAWPVSKGAGIVVAVVDTGITSHSDLNANVLPGYDMISKASAARDSDGRDANPRDEGDWTSDGLCGAGTTGDPSSWHGTHVAGTVAAVANNGRGVAGVAPDAKILPVRALGACGGYTTDIADSIIWAAGGNVAGAPANTNRAKVINLSLGGITPCSATYQNAIDYAYKAGAAVVVAAGNANRPAADSSPANCRNVITVAASTRSGSRAPYSNYGDAVDLTAPGGDFSQTAQDGIASTLNSGTYGPAGENYVYSQGTSMAAPHVAGAAALVMSASGRTASPATVEQRLKDTARALPGTCPGGCGAGLLDAGKALGVSTSTVVTPSAVLFTDRDGTANDSYTVPVSEGVDYLVGGTVVKAGTYPGSGTVTVTARAKPGYVLAAGATAQWTLAFKGALEPAVPTISGAPAVGSTLTAVPGTWTPAPDSLAYQWYRSGTAIAGATSAGYRLTDADLETTISVRVTGTASGYGTATAESAGISVVPGPVFADVGPETVFFSEINWMAAAGISRGWAEADGTRTYRPAQPVNRDQMAAFLYRLAGSPDFVPPAESPFTDVSTQHAFYKEIAWLSAAGISRGWTEADGGRTFRPAEPVLRDQMAAFLYRHAGSPDFVPLAQPPFADVAPGHPFYREISWVWKTGISRGWSEGDGTQTFRPSVSILRDQMAAFMYRYATRS, from the coding sequence ATGTTTGAGGCGCTGAGAAGTTTTGCCGCGCTGAGGACGCACGCGTCCTCGCGCCTGGTCCTTGCCGGGGTGATCGCCATCGCGGGCATGTCGCCTTTCGCGGCGCCCGCCGCGGCCGACGACGGGCGGCCGCTTCCCGTTGCGCCGCAGGCGGCACCGCGCACCGCGCCGGACCTGCCCACGGACCAGCTCATCGTGGGGTTCAAGGAGAAGGCCGGTCCGGCCCAGCGGAACGCATCGTACGGCCGGCTGGCCAAGGACCTCGGCATGAGCGTGCAGGACGTCCGCGGCACAGCCGGCGGCGCCCGCGTGGTGCGGGCAGACCGCAACCTCACGCCTGCCGAAGCCGACCGGGCACTGGAAACCCTGCGGGCCGACCCGGACGTGGACTTCGCCGAGCCCGATACCCGGATGTTCCCGATGGCGGACCCGGACGATCCGTTCTACCCCCTGCAGTGGGACATGTGGGAGGAACCGGGAGGCATCCGCCTTCCCGCCGCCTGGCCGGTCAGCAAAGGTGCCGGCATCGTCGTCGCCGTGGTGGATACCGGCATCACCAGCCACAGCGACCTCAACGCCAACGTGCTGCCGGGCTACGACATGATCTCCAAGGCGTCCGCCGCCCGTGACTCCGACGGGCGGGACGCGAACCCGCGTGACGAGGGCGACTGGACGTCCGACGGACTCTGCGGCGCCGGAACCACGGGCGACCCGTCGTCCTGGCACGGCACCCACGTGGCCGGCACCGTGGCCGCCGTCGCGAACAACGGCAGGGGAGTGGCCGGCGTCGCCCCGGACGCGAAGATCCTGCCCGTCCGCGCCCTGGGCGCCTGCGGGGGCTACACCACGGACATTGCCGACTCCATCATCTGGGCCGCCGGCGGAAACGTGGCCGGGGCGCCCGCCAACACCAACCGTGCCAAGGTGATCAACCTGAGCCTGGGCGGCATCACCCCCTGCTCCGCCACGTACCAGAACGCCATCGACTACGCCTACAAAGCAGGCGCAGCCGTGGTGGTTGCCGCCGGCAACGCGAACCGGCCGGCGGCCGACTCCAGCCCCGCGAACTGCCGGAACGTGATCACCGTTGCCGCCAGCACCCGCAGCGGCAGCCGGGCTCCTTACTCCAACTACGGCGACGCCGTGGACCTCACCGCCCCCGGCGGCGACTTCTCCCAGACCGCACAGGACGGGATTGCCTCCACCCTCAACAGCGGCACCTACGGACCCGCCGGCGAGAACTACGTGTACTCGCAGGGAACCTCCATGGCGGCCCCGCACGTGGCCGGCGCCGCCGCGCTGGTGATGTCCGCCTCCGGCCGGACCGCGTCCCCGGCCACCGTGGAACAGCGGCTCAAGGACACCGCGCGGGCACTGCCCGGAACGTGCCCGGGCGGATGCGGCGCCGGCCTGCTGGATGCGGGCAAAGCACTGGGCGTTTCGACCTCCACGGTGGTCACGCCGTCGGCCGTCCTGTTTACGGACCGGGACGGCACGGCAAACGACAGTTACACGGTCCCGGTGTCCGAAGGCGTGGACTACCTGGTGGGCGGCACCGTGGTCAAAGCCGGCACCTATCCGGGCTCCGGCACCGTCACGGTGACGGCCCGGGCGAAACCCGGCTACGTCCTCGCCGCCGGCGCCACGGCCCAGTGGACCCTGGCCTTCAAGGGCGCCCTGGAACCCGCAGTGCCCACCATCTCCGGGGCACCCGCGGTGGGCAGCACCCTGACCGCGGTCCCAGGCACCTGGACACCGGCCCCGGACTCGCTGGCCTACCAGTGGTACCGTTCCGGAACCGCCATCGCCGGGGCCACCTCGGCCGGCTACCGGCTGACCGATGCCGACCTCGAAACCACCATCAGCGTGCGGGTCACTGGCACCGCGTCCGGCTACGGAACCGCGACCGCCGAATCCGCCGGCATCTCCGTGGTGCCGGGCCCGGTGTTCGCCGACGTAGGGCCGGAGACCGTCTTCTTCAGCGAGATCAACTGGATGGCCGCCGCCGGAATCAGCAGAGGCTGGGCCGAAGCGGACGGCACCCGGACCTACCGCCCCGCCCAGCCCGTCAACCGCGACCAGATGGCGGCGTTCCTCTACCGGCTGGCGGGCAGCCCGGACTTCGTCCCGCCGGCCGAATCGCCGTTCACCGACGTCTCCACGCAGCACGCCTTCTACAAGGAGATCGCCTGGCTCTCCGCGGCCGGCATCAGCCGCGGATGGACCGAGGCCGACGGCGGCAGGACGTTCCGGCCCGCCGAACCCGTTCTCCGCGACCAGATGGCGGCGTTCCTGTACCGGCATGCGGGATCGCCCGACTTTGTGCCGCTGGCGCAGCCGCCCTTTGCGGACGTCGCCCCGGGCCACCCGTTCTACCGGGAGATTTCCTGGGTGTGGAAGACCGGCATCTCCAGGGGCTGGAGCGAAGGGGACGGCACCCAGACCTTCCGGCCGTCGGTGTCCATCCTGCGTGACCAGATGGCCGCCTTCATGTACCGCTACGCCACCAGGTCCTGA
- a CDS encoding DUF6919 domain-containing protein, which yields MFEGVPDEDAWRNCTTLEGACELTARWLEGSLSYVPGYATPQYAGENGPLSQALAAINRLGFLTDDSQPGKDVSGGHGQRAFVTGRCTEQSAAVISAVLVETDLVVMVFPPGESGSGQICVTLEGAREFTWLGSSGGPSYAHETYTDWTNDILAKALAECWELQIFDPVWGRNSKLVPLLQKALITAKG from the coding sequence ATGTTTGAAGGTGTCCCCGACGAGGATGCGTGGCGCAACTGCACCACGCTCGAAGGCGCTTGTGAACTGACCGCGCGCTGGCTGGAGGGCTCGCTCAGCTACGTGCCCGGCTATGCCACGCCACAGTACGCCGGAGAGAACGGCCCCCTGAGCCAGGCCCTGGCCGCCATCAACCGGCTCGGCTTCCTCACGGACGACTCCCAGCCCGGGAAGGACGTGTCCGGCGGTCACGGGCAGCGGGCCTTCGTGACCGGCCGCTGCACCGAGCAGTCCGCAGCCGTCATCTCGGCGGTGCTGGTGGAAACGGACCTGGTGGTGATGGTGTTCCCTCCGGGCGAATCGGGCAGCGGACAGATCTGCGTGACCCTGGAAGGGGCCAGGGAGTTCACCTGGCTGGGCAGCTCCGGCGGACCCTCCTACGCCCACGAGACCTACACGGACTGGACCAACGACATCCTGGCCAAAGCACTGGCCGAGTGCTGGGAGCTACAGATCTTCGACCCCGTCTGGGGCAGGAACAGCAAGCTGGTTCCCCTGCTGCAGAAGGCACTGATCACCGCGAAGGGCTGA